A region of bacterium DNA encodes the following proteins:
- a CDS encoding ammonium transporter: protein MALLAALLPAGVLADDSTATQAAGVAADTVWVIVAACFVMFMQAGFAMLEVGFSRMKNVGTVVAKVVTNLSVSSVAYWAVGFGVAFGAGGLFAVIGGSGFFPTFSPGSQLNLPAIASSTAPAAAKWFFEFVFCAVSLAIVWGTMLERTKFIVYILFGIPFAAFIYPLVSHQLFGGGFLMATLGSQDFAGSTVVHLTGATAGFAGLLLLGPRIGKYERGRANAIPGHNMPLAQLGVLILWFGWFGFNPGSTLNATNLHFADVVVVTNLAAAGGAVAALATVYMITRTMDVGMIGNGAIAALVAITAPSGYVEPWAAIVIGAVAGVIVVVGVLALDRYVDDPVGALPAHGLAGIWGTLSCGLFTVPALAKFNGVGQGGLFYTGSFHQLGAQAIAVTASFVTVFVLSYGLFWVIKRTVGLRVSASEEMEGLDISEHGMWGYPESFMPVPGGVYRQPDTPTVNPHRGHEPAGAAQQEVASA, encoded by the coding sequence ATGGCCTTGCTCGCCGCCCTTCTGCCGGCCGGCGTCCTCGCCGACGACAGCACCGCAACCCAGGCGGCGGGCGTCGCGGCGGACACGGTGTGGGTGATCGTCGCCGCCTGCTTCGTGATGTTCATGCAGGCCGGCTTCGCCATGCTCGAGGTCGGTTTCAGCCGCATGAAGAACGTGGGCACGGTGGTCGCCAAGGTGGTGACCAACCTGAGCGTCAGCTCGGTCGCGTACTGGGCGGTCGGCTTCGGGGTGGCATTTGGCGCGGGAGGGCTCTTCGCCGTCATCGGCGGCAGCGGTTTCTTTCCCACCTTCAGCCCGGGCTCGCAGCTGAACCTGCCGGCAATCGCCTCCAGCACCGCGCCCGCCGCCGCCAAATGGTTCTTCGAGTTCGTGTTCTGCGCCGTCTCCCTGGCGATCGTCTGGGGGACGATGCTCGAACGGACCAAGTTCATCGTCTACATCCTGTTCGGCATCCCGTTTGCCGCTTTCATCTATCCGTTGGTCAGCCACCAGCTGTTCGGCGGCGGGTTCTTGATGGCGACTCTGGGTTCGCAGGACTTCGCCGGCTCGACGGTCGTCCACCTCACCGGCGCGACGGCCGGTTTCGCGGGCCTGCTCCTGCTCGGGCCGCGCATCGGCAAGTACGAACGCGGGCGAGCCAACGCGATCCCCGGCCACAACATGCCGCTTGCCCAGCTGGGCGTTCTCATCCTCTGGTTCGGGTGGTTCGGGTTCAATCCCGGCTCCACCCTCAACGCGACCAATCTGCACTTCGCGGACGTGGTGGTGGTGACGAACCTTGCCGCCGCCGGGGGCGCGGTGGCCGCGCTCGCCACGGTCTACATGATCACCAGGACCATGGATGTCGGCATGATCGGCAACGGCGCCATCGCGGCGCTGGTCGCCATCACCGCACCGTCAGGCTATGTCGAACCCTGGGCCGCGATCGTCATCGGAGCGGTCGCGGGCGTGATCGTGGTCGTGGGCGTGCTCGCCCTCGACCGGTACGTTGACGATCCGGTCGGCGCCCTGCCGGCCCACGGCCTGGCGGGCATCTGGGGCACGCTGAGCTGCGGATTGTTCACCGTGCCGGCGCTGGCCAAGTTCAACGGCGTTGGTCAGGGCGGCCTGTTCTACACCGGCAGCTTCCACCAGCTCGGCGCGCAGGCGATCGCCGTCACCGCGTCATTCGTGACGGTGTTCGTCCTCAGCTACGGGCTGTTCTGGGTCATCAAGCGCACGGTCGGCCTGCGCGTCTCCGCGTCCGAAGAGATGGAGGGCCTGGACATCAGCGAGCACGGGATGTGGGGTTACCCCGAGTCCTTCATGCCCGTCCCGGGCGGCGTCTACCGGCAGCCGGACACGCCGACCGTCAACCCCCACCGGGGCCACGAACCGGCGGGCGCCGCGCAACAGGAGGTGGCGTCGGCATGA
- a CDS encoding response regulator transcription factor, giving the protein MALRYEGFSVKTAATGRGALTAVTQFSPALVILDVMLPDIDGLEVLRRLNSAGRKVPIIFLTARDATEDKVHGLTIGGDDYVTKPFSVEELMARVRVVLRRHGNTEPETGKLALEDLELDDEGHEVRRHGHVVDLTNTEYRLLRYLLINAGRVLTRSQILDHVWHYDFGGDASVLETYISYLRRKVDRHDPPLIQTVRGVGYVLRRPRK; this is encoded by the coding sequence ATGGCCCTCCGCTATGAAGGCTTCAGCGTCAAGACCGCCGCCACTGGACGCGGTGCGCTGACGGCGGTGACCCAGTTCTCTCCGGCGCTGGTGATTCTCGACGTGATGCTGCCCGACATCGACGGTCTCGAGGTGCTGCGCCGGTTGAACAGCGCGGGCAGAAAGGTCCCGATCATCTTTCTCACCGCCAGGGATGCGACCGAAGACAAGGTGCACGGCCTCACCATCGGCGGCGACGACTACGTGACCAAGCCTTTCAGCGTCGAAGAGCTGATGGCACGAGTCCGGGTGGTGCTGAGGCGGCACGGCAACACGGAGCCCGAAACCGGCAAGCTCGCGCTCGAGGACCTCGAGCTGGATGACGAGGGCCACGAGGTCCGGCGTCACGGCCACGTCGTCGACCTGACCAACACCGAGTACCGCTTGCTCCGTTACCTGTTGATCAACGCGGGCCGCGTGCTCACCCGCAGCCAGATTCTCGACCACGTGTGGCATTACGACTTCGGCGGGGACGCAAGCGTCCTGGAGACGTACATCAGCTACCTGCGCCGGAAGGTCGATCGCCACGATCCACCGCTCATCCAGACCGTGCGCGGCGTCGGCTATGTCCTCCGCCGCCCCAGAAAGTGA
- the glnA gene encoding type I glutamate--ammonia ligase, protein MAIQTKSVSKTSPREVIERAKAQGVEIVDVRFIDLPGTWQHFSLPLGELQVDSFTNGLGFDGSSIRGFQAIDESDMLLIPDPDSATIDPCLSHKTLFLICDVIDPINREPYTRDARFIARKAEEHLKRSGIADVSYWGPEAEFYIFNSLRFDQNAYSGYYHIDSEEGIWNSGKNSEPNLAFRPRHKEGYFPVPPTDKFQDLRSEIMLKLLEAGVRVEVQHHEVGTAGQAEIDMRFDSLTKMGDKLMVFKYVIKNVAAQHGYVANFMPKPLFQDNGSGMHVHQSLWKDGQNLFADADGYAGLSQTAVHYIGGLLKHAPALLAICAPTTNSYRRLVPGYEAPINLVYSKRNRSACVRIPMYSTDPKTKRVEFRSPDPAANPYLAFAACLMAGLDGIKHKILPPEPVDKDIYELDGEEKAKIKSVPGSLGEALDALENDHAFLLEGGVFTKDVIDTWIDYKRKREVEQVALRPHPWEFMLYSDV, encoded by the coding sequence ATGGCGATACAGACCAAGTCCGTCAGCAAGACCAGCCCGCGCGAGGTGATCGAGCGGGCGAAAGCCCAGGGCGTCGAGATCGTCGACGTCCGCTTCATCGACCTTCCCGGCACGTGGCAGCATTTCAGCCTGCCGCTCGGTGAGCTGCAGGTTGACAGCTTCACCAACGGGCTCGGATTCGACGGCTCCAGCATCCGCGGCTTCCAGGCGATCGATGAGAGCGACATGCTGCTCATCCCGGACCCGGACTCCGCGACGATCGACCCCTGCCTATCGCACAAGACCCTGTTTCTCATCTGTGACGTCATCGACCCCATCAATCGCGAGCCGTACACCCGCGACGCGCGCTTCATCGCCAGGAAGGCGGAGGAGCATCTCAAGCGGTCGGGGATCGCCGACGTCAGCTACTGGGGGCCGGAGGCGGAGTTCTACATCTTCAACTCGCTCCGCTTCGACCAGAACGCGTACAGCGGCTACTACCACATCGATTCGGAGGAGGGCATCTGGAACTCGGGCAAGAACTCCGAGCCCAACCTGGCCTTCCGGCCGCGGCACAAGGAGGGCTACTTCCCGGTGCCGCCGACAGACAAGTTCCAGGATCTCCGCTCCGAGATCATGCTCAAGCTGCTCGAGGCGGGCGTGCGGGTCGAGGTCCAGCACCACGAGGTCGGCACGGCCGGCCAGGCTGAGATCGACATGCGCTTCGACTCCCTGACCAAGATGGGCGACAAGCTCATGGTCTTCAAATACGTGATCAAGAACGTCGCGGCGCAGCACGGCTACGTGGCGAACTTCATGCCCAAGCCGCTGTTCCAGGACAACGGGTCCGGGATGCACGTGCACCAGAGCCTGTGGAAGGACGGGCAGAACCTGTTCGCCGATGCGGACGGCTATGCCGGCCTGAGCCAGACCGCCGTGCATTACATCGGCGGACTGCTCAAGCACGCGCCGGCGCTGCTTGCCATTTGCGCGCCGACGACCAACTCGTATCGACGGCTGGTCCCCGGCTACGAGGCGCCGATCAACCTCGTCTATTCGAAGCGAAACCGCTCCGCGTGCGTCCGGATCCCGATGTACTCGACCGACCCCAAGACCAAGCGTGTCGAGTTCCGCTCGCCTGACCCGGCCGCGAACCCCTACCTCGCGTTCGCCGCCTGCCTGATGGCCGGACTCGACGGGATCAAGCACAAGATCCTGCCTCCGGAGCCGGTCGACAAGGACATCTACGAGCTCGACGGCGAAGAGAAGGCCAAGATCAAGTCGGTGCCGGGTTCGCTCGGCGAGGCCCTGGACGCGCTCGAGAATGACCACGCGTTCCTCCTGGAGGGCGGGGTCTTCACCAAGGACGTCATCGACACCTGGATCGACTACAAGCGCAAGCGGGAGGTCGAGCAGGTGGCTCTGCGGCCGCACCCGTGGGAGTTCATGCTCTACAGCGACGTTTAA
- a CDS encoding GAF domain-containing protein, with amino-acid sequence MMCRPVVFRAHPIGGRAVLRDARAVSGYLSVSHPFPQDRVVLATLRKTSGFDDRRRGRRPTGACGLQGGAGVRGRSEICIRHTRSPRICGVIYTRVGVRSRHKLRDVRIEGGGEDSSLAARELSFLVRLAQAAASTQRPDELLELIIREATSATGTDVCSLYLVTPRGRELLLTATNGLNENMVGKVVMRLGEGITGWVAESRQPTVVPDVSQEPHWKWVPGLDEDRFQSMLSVPIESGPRLVGVLNVQSAAKRDFDSGDIDFLRAIAGQVAGILERSELQRRMEAQLAEIQMSHDIHERFTKLSLEGAGIRSILEVVGSLAGGRAALYSADGYRVRGAGESTDGMPQRIHVPSPLAQAGAREVRINAGRPARALDVVPVRAGSDVLGLLAVGVDEKTVDSHGRRRALEHGSTVLALELSKERAAAEVERRLRGDLVEEVLAGGLEADEAERVARQAERLGHRLPQRAWVVVLEPDDDDTEAALGARGQQDRLDGALSGLIRSRLPGALTLVRSASAVFLVPDELASDLPTVEKLAGQVLAAAAPVMKPGTASVGIGNVANGVGELARSHIEARQALRLTRRAGGRGRVASYRSLGAFRLLLEVQSPDALRRFVDELLGTLLQYAQSRDTPLLETLEALSAARWVRRAAARQLGIHINSMSYRVERIQALTGLQLDDPETRVAISIALRARAMLGM; translated from the coding sequence ATGATGTGCCGCCCCGTTGTTTTTCGCGCGCATCCCATCGGTGGCCGCGCCGTGCTTCGAGACGCGCGCGCCGTCAGTGGCTACCTGTCGGTATCCCACCCCTTTCCACAGGACAGAGTAGTCCTCGCCACGCTCAGGAAAACCTCAGGTTTCGATGACCGCCGGCGAGGCCGGCGGCCCACCGGCGCCTGCGGCTTGCAGGGTGGCGCAGGTGTTCGTGGTCGTTCAGAAATCTGTATAAGGCACACTAGGAGTCCGAGAATCTGTGGTGTTATTTACACGAGGGTTGGCGTGAGGAGCCGGCATAAGTTGAGGGACGTGCGGATCGAAGGTGGGGGGGAGGACTCGAGCCTTGCCGCTCGGGAGCTGAGCTTTCTCGTGCGGCTCGCTCAGGCGGCGGCTTCGACGCAACGGCCGGACGAGCTGCTGGAGCTCATCATCCGCGAGGCCACGTCGGCGACGGGTACCGACGTGTGTTCGCTTTACCTGGTTACACCCCGCGGCCGCGAGCTGCTGCTGACGGCCACGAACGGGCTCAACGAAAACATGGTGGGCAAGGTGGTCATGCGGTTGGGCGAGGGCATCACGGGCTGGGTCGCTGAGAGCCGGCAGCCGACGGTGGTGCCGGATGTGAGCCAGGAGCCGCATTGGAAGTGGGTGCCGGGCCTCGACGAGGACCGCTTCCAGTCCATGCTCTCGGTGCCCATCGAATCGGGCCCCCGTCTCGTCGGCGTCCTCAACGTGCAGAGCGCCGCGAAGCGCGACTTCGACTCGGGCGACATCGACTTCCTGCGCGCCATCGCGGGCCAGGTGGCGGGGATCCTCGAGCGGAGCGAGCTGCAGCGGCGCATGGAGGCTCAGCTCGCGGAGATCCAGATGTCGCATGACATCCACGAGCGCTTCACGAAGCTCTCGCTCGAAGGCGCCGGCATCCGATCGATCCTCGAGGTTGTCGGCTCGCTGGCGGGCGGGCGGGCTGCGCTCTACTCGGCGGACGGGTACCGGGTGCGGGGAGCGGGGGAGTCGACCGACGGCATGCCCCAGCGCATTCACGTCCCCAGCCCGCTCGCCCAGGCCGGGGCCAGAGAGGTCCGGATCAACGCGGGACGACCGGCGAGGGCGCTGGACGTGGTGCCGGTGCGCGCTGGCTCCGACGTGCTGGGGCTGCTCGCGGTCGGCGTGGATGAGAAGACGGTGGATTCCCACGGCCGGCGCCGTGCCCTCGAGCACGGGTCGACGGTGCTGGCGCTGGAGCTCTCCAAGGAGCGGGCCGCGGCCGAGGTCGAGCGCCGGCTGCGCGGCGATCTGGTCGAAGAGGTCCTTGCCGGCGGACTCGAAGCTGACGAGGCCGAGCGTGTCGCGCGCCAGGCGGAGCGCTTGGGCCACAGACTCCCGCAGCGCGCGTGGGTCGTCGTCCTGGAACCGGACGACGACGACACAGAGGCGGCGCTCGGAGCGCGCGGCCAGCAGGACCGGCTGGACGGCGCGCTCAGCGGCCTGATCCGCTCCCGGCTGCCCGGCGCCCTCACCCTGGTCCGCTCCGCGTCAGCGGTGTTCCTGGTCCCCGACGAGTTGGCTTCCGACCTGCCGACGGTGGAGAAGCTCGCCGGCCAGGTCCTGGCCGCGGCCGCCCCGGTGATGAAGCCCGGCACCGCCTCGGTCGGGATCGGGAACGTGGCCAATGGTGTCGGCGAGCTCGCCCGGTCGCACATCGAAGCCCGACAGGCGCTGCGGCTCACGCGCCGCGCCGGTGGGCGCGGCCGGGTCGCGTCCTATCGCTCGCTGGGAGCGTTCCGGCTGTTGCTGGAGGTGCAGAGCCCCGACGCGCTGCGCCGCTTCGTCGACGAGCTGCTCGGCACGCTGCTGCAGTACGCGCAATCACGGGATACGCCGCTGCTGGAGACGCTCGAGGCTCTTTCGGCGGCGCGCTGGGTGCGGCGGGCGGCCGCCCGGCAGCTGGGGATCCACATCAACTCGATGAGCTACCGGGTGGAGCGGATCCAGGCGCTCACCGGCCTGCAGCTGGACGACCCGGAAACGCGAGTCGCGATCTCCATCGCCCTGCGTGCCCGCGCCATGCTCGGGATGTAG
- a CDS encoding cytochrome b6 (electron transport protein) — MAIPHPREIQMAVVDWLDERYPFTKSVDEALYQRVPNFANAFYYCFGGMVFILIVLQLLTGILLALYYVPDATGSPAPAYTSVNFIQNSVYLGWLIRGVHFWGANLLIIMVLVHMARVYWTGSYRAPRELNWMVGVLMLLIVLAFSLTGYLLPWDTKAYFATEVTIKIAGSAPPAQLGAFIKDVLQGGPVVGPPTLQRFFTIHVFLLPALITLLMYVHFRFIRAHGISEPM; from the coding sequence ATGGCAATCCCCCACCCGCGCGAAATCCAGATGGCGGTCGTGGACTGGCTGGACGAGCGCTATCCGTTCACGAAGTCGGTCGACGAAGCCCTCTACCAGCGCGTGCCGAACTTCGCCAACGCTTTCTACTACTGCTTTGGCGGGATGGTCTTCATCCTCATCGTCCTGCAGCTGCTGACCGGCATCCTGCTCGCGCTCTACTACGTCCCCGACGCGACCGGCAGCCCGGCGCCCGCCTACACCAGCGTCAATTTCATCCAGAACAGCGTGTACCTGGGCTGGCTGATCCGCGGCGTCCACTTCTGGGGCGCCAACCTGCTGATCATCATGGTGCTGGTCCACATGGCGAGGGTCTACTGGACCGGATCCTACCGCGCACCGCGTGAGCTCAACTGGATGGTCGGCGTGCTCATGCTGCTGATCGTCCTTGCCTTCTCGCTCACCGGTTACCTCCTGCCCTGGGACACCAAGGCCTACTTCGCCACCGAGGTCACGATCAAGATCGCGGGCTCCGCTCCGCCGGCGCAGCTCGGCGCCTTCATCAAGGACGTGCTGCAGGGCGGACCCGTGGTGGGACCGCCCACCCTCCAGCGCTTCTTCACCATCCACGTGTTCCTTCTCCCGGCCCTGATCACGCTGTTGATGTACGTGCACTTCCGCTTCATCCGCGCTCACGGCATCTCGGAGCCGATGTGA
- a CDS encoding P-II family nitrogen regulator — protein sequence MKMVVAIIRHERLQEVQDVLDECGVSGVTVTEVKGCGAQRGYTEKYRGAAVHISLRPRLKVEAVMKTEIVATVVDKMAVAARTGEVGDGKIFVIGVDDAVRIRTGEHGPETVQHAQRAMWGH from the coding sequence ATGAAGATGGTGGTCGCGATCATCCGTCACGAGCGGCTGCAGGAGGTCCAGGACGTGCTGGACGAGTGCGGGGTGTCGGGCGTCACCGTCACGGAGGTCAAAGGCTGCGGCGCGCAGCGAGGCTACACGGAGAAATACCGCGGAGCCGCCGTTCACATCTCGCTGCGGCCCCGGCTCAAGGTCGAAGCGGTGATGAAGACGGAGATAGTGGCGACAGTGGTCGACAAGATGGCCGTCGCCGCACGCACGGGCGAGGTGGGCGACGGCAAGATCTTCGTCATCGGCGTCGACGACGCGGTGCGCATCAGAACGGGCGAGCACGGCCCGGAGACGGTGCAGCATGCGCAAAGAGCGATGTGGGGCCATTGA
- a CDS encoding ATP-binding cassette domain-containing protein, with amino-acid sequence MRAKNNGAAHHRPPAADAVATEPVVRLTRVTKSFGRTAVLSDISFTVTPGELVEVTGPSGSGKTTFLRLVHGQLRPSRGEVWVEGRGLHRWWRRGLGRIRRDVAFIFQEQRLLPRLDVLENLVLALQVRAPQLPYRTTRQRALEALESLGLLHKRRSYPHQLSAGERQRVAVARALAARPRVLLADEPLAGVDEDNAQVVMRLLEEAAANGTAVIVATHQPTFRSSRLLRLPSGKVLLNGSRQLESNGGHAAQPLWRRLLPVHERPRKRAARPSRLPVWRRLVALCANSFRLVVFGGLRSWTRDLRLTAPALGSMALLLVFCGALALVGLALDRVAAQQAAQASIVRVYLAAGATPDAVSALKARLVADPRVASVTELSPEAALAEAGSHPGLDNLASLSTTNPFPASLDVQVRQVTNVGVVAASVTGDPAVDSSYPTSYDPDTYSRLRRVALVAGAVGGGLVLLFALVAYAVIANAMRGIAAARRDEVKVTRLLGAAGWMLRGPFVVEGLTTGALAGALAAAAVAGAWLLANHLASATYAQVLPGVGPDLVQLVLATVIAAGLVLGALTATLGFRQIRA; translated from the coding sequence ATGCGCGCGAAAAACAACGGGGCGGCACATCATCGCCCTCCGGCCGCCGACGCGGTGGCGACGGAGCCGGTGGTCCGGCTCACGCGGGTGACCAAATCCTTCGGCCGGACGGCTGTGCTGAGCGATATCAGCTTCACCGTCACACCCGGCGAGTTGGTCGAGGTTACGGGTCCGAGCGGCTCAGGCAAAACGACATTTCTGCGCCTCGTCCACGGCCAGCTGCGCCCGAGCCGTGGCGAGGTGTGGGTGGAAGGCCGCGGTCTGCATCGGTGGTGGCGCCGCGGCCTGGGACGGATCCGCAGGGACGTCGCCTTCATCTTTCAGGAGCAGCGGCTGCTGCCGCGACTCGACGTCCTCGAGAACCTCGTCCTGGCATTGCAGGTGCGCGCTCCGCAGCTGCCATACCGCACCACCAGGCAGCGGGCGCTCGAAGCGCTGGAGTCCCTCGGCCTGCTGCACAAGCGGCGCTCGTACCCGCACCAGCTCTCAGCCGGCGAGAGGCAGCGCGTGGCGGTCGCCCGCGCGCTGGCCGCACGCCCTCGAGTGCTCCTCGCCGACGAGCCCCTCGCTGGCGTCGACGAGGACAACGCTCAGGTCGTCATGCGCCTCCTCGAAGAGGCGGCCGCCAACGGCACCGCGGTCATCGTCGCCACGCATCAGCCAACGTTCCGCTCGAGCCGCCTGCTGCGCCTCCCCAGCGGCAAGGTCCTGCTGAACGGGTCGCGGCAGCTTGAAAGCAATGGCGGTCATGCCGCGCAACCGCTGTGGCGCCGCCTGCTTCCAGTCCACGAGCGGCCGCGAAAGCGCGCGGCGCGGCCGTCCCGACTTCCGGTCTGGCGCCGGCTGGTTGCGCTGTGCGCCAACAGCTTCCGGCTCGTGGTGTTCGGCGGGCTGCGCAGCTGGACTCGTGACCTGCGACTGACCGCACCGGCGCTGGGATCGATGGCCTTGCTGCTCGTCTTTTGCGGGGCGCTCGCCCTGGTCGGGCTTGCCCTCGACCGCGTCGCGGCCCAGCAGGCCGCGCAGGCCTCGATCGTGCGCGTCTACCTGGCAGCGGGCGCGACGCCTGATGCCGTGTCGGCGCTCAAGGCTCGCCTCGTCGCGGACCCCAGGGTGGCTTCGGTCACCGAGTTGAGCCCCGAGGCGGCGCTGGCCGAGGCGGGCAGCCATCCCGGTCTCGACAACCTGGCGAGCCTGAGCACGACCAACCCGTTTCCAGCGAGCCTTGACGTCCAGGTTCGGCAGGTGACGAACGTCGGAGTGGTCGCCGCCTCCGTCACCGGAGATCCAGCTGTGGACTCCTCGTACCCGACCTCCTACGATCCAGACACCTATTCGCGGCTCCGCCGGGTCGCGCTCGTCGCCGGCGCGGTGGGCGGCGGGCTCGTCCTGCTGTTCGCTTTGGTCGCTTACGCGGTGATCGCCAACGCGATGCGCGGCATTGCCGCGGCGCGACGGGATGAGGTGAAGGTGACGCGCCTCCTGGGCGCCGCGGGCTGGATGCTTCGCGGGCCGTTCGTCGTCGAGGGCCTCACGACCGGCGCGCTGGCCGGCGCGCTGGCGGCCGCGGCGGTCGCGGGCGCCTGGCTCCTCGCCAATCACTTGGCATCCGCCACGTACGCCCAGGTCCTGCCGGGCGTCGGTCCCGATCTGGTCCAGCTCGTGCTCGCCACCGTCATCGCGGCCGGCCTGGTCCTGGGCGCGCTGACCGCGACGCTCGGCTTCCGGCAGATCCGCGCGTGA
- the trxA gene encoding thioredoxin gives MDMNNIKHFDSQTFEADVLQASEPVMVDFYADWCGPCRMMTPVVEQLAGEYAGKVTIGKLDVDLNQDIAIRYGVMGIPTLGLFRDGKLVDRLVGYPGGAAPIKAWIEKNVGVAAA, from the coding sequence GTGGACATGAACAACATCAAGCACTTCGACAGCCAGACCTTCGAGGCCGACGTGCTCCAAGCCAGCGAGCCCGTGATGGTCGATTTCTACGCCGACTGGTGCGGCCCCTGCCGCATGATGACGCCGGTCGTGGAACAGCTGGCCGGTGAGTATGCGGGCAAGGTGACCATCGGCAAGCTCGACGTCGATCTCAACCAGGACATCGCCATCCGCTACGGCGTGATGGGGATCCCGACCCTGGGCCTGTTCCGTGACGGGAAGCTGGTCGACCGGCTGGTCGGCTACCCCGGTGGGGCGGCCCCGATCAAGGCCTGGATCGAAAAGAACGTCGGCGTCGCCGCCGCCTAA
- a CDS encoding glycosyltransferase family 2 protein encodes MTTLPADRPAPALEQAWRQFGARLFEAAPGLVTWVLLLAPAWIPIVFQSPGALAVAVSVLVFDIYWMLRAITVVTGVYSTLFRMRRDMGQDWLALCREDQAHGAHDPLQYYHLCVIPTYTEPYHVLERTVQAIVDSNYPPELKMVGIITRETDKPGWENVARLKAKFGDQVRGFYHIKDPLEPGIVIGKSAAMNWGGRWMVRVLTEEGYDLGQVLITDLDSDYRVHPQYFAWISWHHAREAMRDYLIWQPVPLFHNNIWQVPMAVRIMSSSTSQWQMFLHSRPHRLVAFSSYTCSLEFVHGVGYWDKDVIPEDSRFYWKAFFTFGERFAVKSVYLPLYGDSPKSRDYASTHMSQYNQIKRWAWGITDVPYVLARLFKHPEIPLGLRIRRFMNLFLNHLNWIFLPLFLMFGASVPIWVSVDFSLTDLGQTLWSYSGILLSTTLSTVVFFVYVEIRMLPPKPAEWPLWKKGAVHLQYLAYPIVGLVLSVLPALEAHTRLLMGRYLEYRVTEKV; translated from the coding sequence GTGACCACCCTCCCCGCGGACCGCCCGGCGCCGGCTCTCGAGCAGGCGTGGCGGCAGTTCGGCGCCCGCCTGTTCGAGGCTGCCCCCGGTCTTGTCACCTGGGTGCTTCTGCTGGCGCCGGCGTGGATCCCGATCGTCTTCCAATCGCCTGGAGCGCTGGCGGTCGCGGTCTCGGTCCTGGTCTTCGACATCTACTGGATGCTGCGCGCGATCACGGTGGTGACCGGGGTCTACAGCACGCTGTTCCGGATGCGGCGGGACATGGGGCAGGACTGGCTGGCGCTGTGTCGCGAGGATCAGGCGCATGGCGCCCACGACCCGCTTCAGTACTACCACCTGTGCGTCATCCCGACCTATACCGAGCCGTACCACGTGCTCGAGCGGACGGTGCAGGCGATCGTGGATTCCAACTACCCGCCCGAGCTGAAGATGGTCGGGATCATCACCCGCGAGACGGACAAGCCAGGGTGGGAGAACGTGGCCCGGTTGAAGGCCAAGTTCGGGGACCAGGTACGCGGCTTTTATCACATCAAAGACCCGCTCGAGCCCGGGATCGTGATCGGCAAATCCGCCGCCATGAACTGGGGCGGCCGCTGGATGGTCCGGGTGCTGACCGAGGAGGGTTACGACCTCGGTCAGGTGCTCATCACCGACCTGGATTCCGATTACCGCGTCCATCCGCAGTACTTCGCGTGGATCAGCTGGCATCACGCCCGGGAGGCGATGCGCGATTACCTGATCTGGCAGCCGGTGCCGCTGTTCCACAACAACATCTGGCAGGTGCCGATGGCCGTGCGGATCATGTCGTCGAGCACGTCGCAGTGGCAGATGTTCCTGCATTCGCGGCCCCACCGCCTCGTGGCCTTCAGCAGCTACACGTGCAGCCTGGAGTTCGTGCACGGCGTGGGCTATTGGGACAAGGACGTGATCCCGGAAGACTCGCGGTTCTACTGGAAGGCCTTCTTCACCTTCGGCGAGCGCTTTGCCGTCAAGTCGGTCTACCTGCCGCTGTACGGCGATTCACCCAAGTCCCGCGACTACGCGTCGACTCACATGAGCCAGTACAACCAGATCAAGCGTTGGGCGTGGGGCATTACCGACGTGCCATATGTCCTCGCCCGCCTGTTCAAGCATCCCGAGATCCCGCTGGGGCTGCGGATCAGGCGCTTCATGAACCTGTTCCTGAACCACCTGAACTGGATCTTCCTGCCGCTGTTCCTGATGTTCGGCGCCTCGGTGCCCATCTGGGTGAGCGTCGACTTCTCGCTCACCGACCTGGGCCAGACGCTGTGGTCTTACTCCGGCATCCTGTTGTCGACCACGCTGTCGACGGTGGTCTTCTTCGTGTACGTCGAAATCAGGATGCTGCCGCCGAAGCCGGCCGAATGGCCGCTCTGGAAGAAAGGAGCCGTCCACCTGCAGTACCTCGCGTACCCGATCGTCGGCCTGGTCCTGAGCGTGCTGCCCGCGTTGGAGGCCCACACCCGGCTGCTGATGGGCCGCTACCTGGAATATCGCGTCACCGAGAAGGTGTGA